AGATTAATCCGTAAGGCTTCGGGCAGATGCAGGAACTTTCAAGGCTTAATTAAGATGTGGCGAGAAGTAAACGTGGTCTCGTTTCTACCTAGTAGCTCGATCAAGTGGTAGCCAAACTTAGTCCGAAATGGCTCAGAGATTTTGCCAACTTCGAGGGCTAGGACGGTTGAATCGTACTCCGGTACAAATTGACCAAATTGAACGCGCCCCATTTCCCCACCAACAGACCCAGAACCTGGATCATCGGAGTATTTTCTGGCCAATTGATTAAAATCTGCGCCTTTAAGCAATCGTTTCCGTAGCTTTTTTGCTTGCTTTAGAGCTTTCTTCTCACTTTTTGGTAAGCTATTGGTGGTTTGAGCGAATGTGTTTACTGCGGTAAGCAAAAAAATTAATGAAGCGATTATTATTCTCATAGTGCAGGAAGATAATAAAGAGTTAGCCGAAATATCACTAAAGAGCTACAATATTTATTCGGTAGTTCAAAATATCTTTAAGTTACTTCGGTCGGTTTAACATCATCATTAGTCTAGAACATCATAGGCTGTCTATACTATATTTCCTAAAAAGAGATTAAAATATTTAGTGGTATTGCTTGCTTTTTAACAAAGTAGCAGGGAAATTACCATAACCTCAAATACTTTTGTAATGGTGTCCAGTGAGATCATGTTGTATCAGCGACTAGCTAAAGGAGATACCAAAGCTTTTACAAAAATATATCAACAATATTGGGAACAGCTGTACGCTTCGGCTCTTCACTTGACTAGCGACGAAGCAGTAGCGGAAGAAATAACCCAAGACATCTTTACGGAGCTGTGGCAAAAGCGATCTGACTTGCGTATTCGTACCTCGTTACGCTCGTATTTATTCGGAATACTAAAGCACAAAGTGTACAATCACTGGGACGCTCAGGCTGTTCGGTATCGGTACCGAAAGCGAATTTTGCCCGCCGAGCCTTGCTATACGACCGAAGAAGAAGTTGCCTACCATGAAACCTCCGACTTACTCGAGGAGGCGTTAGCGACACTGCCGCAGAAATCCCGCTCAATCTTCTTGCTAAGCCGACGGGAGAACCAGTCGCTAAAGGAAATTGCTTCACACATGAACCTCTCTACCAAAGCGGTAGAATATCACATTACCAAGGCGTTGCGACATTTACGCTTTCACTTGCGGGAAGTGCTCTTTGTAATGCTAGGTTGTTTTTTATCGTAACTGCTGCTATAGTCCGTAAAGTTTTTCAAAAAATTTAGTCAGCCGTTTAGGGAATTACGGGTGCTAGCTTACTCCTTAGTAAAGCACCATACTCTGTGAGCAATTCTTTACTGCGCCAACTAGTTGAGAAATACATAAGCGGACGGGCTACCAGAGCCGAGCAAGAGCAGCTCGAGCAGTATCTGGATAAACAGGCCCAAAACCCTCCGCAGCTAGATTATCTGTCAGAAAAGGAGAAGCGGCTGTTAGAAAAAAGGATACTGCAAAAAGTTCAGCGTAATATTCAGCCCACTCGGCCAGGAGCTTATCATACACAAAAACTAGCCCCTACTCTAGTAGCAGCATCAGTGCTGTTGGTGCTTTTAGTGGGCGGTTATTTTTGGCTAAGCCGCCCCTCTGCTTGGCAACAGTACCAAACCAACTACAACGAGACTTTACCGATTACATTACCCGACCAGTCGGTAGTTACTCTCAATGCCCACTCGCGCCTCTGGTACCGAACCTACTGGTCGGACTCGCTACGGGAAGTATGGGTTGAGGGCGAGGCTTTTTTTGATGTAAAACCCAATACTGAACTTCCGTTTGTGGTACACGCCCGAGAAGCGGACATTCGGGTGCTAGGAACTCAGTTTAATGTACACGACCGGCGAGGGACAACGGAAGTGGTGCTAAGCGAAGGGGCGGTTCAGTTAGAAACCGAAGCTCAGCGGTTGAGTCTGGCTCCCGGTGATTTAGTGGCGGTATCGGAGCAAAAGCCTATTGTACGCAAGCGGGTAGTGCCCGAACGGTATACTGCCTGGCGTAACCGACAGCTTGTCTTCGATGACGTGCCACTGGAAGAAATCGGTAAGCGCCTAGAAGATATTTACGGCTATCAAATCACCATCACTGATTTAACCCTGCATAAACGGCGGTTTACGGGTTCTGCACCTATGGATAGTGTAGAAGTGTTGCTTGAGAAGTTCCAATTCGTCTTTGGAGTTAGCATTCAGCAAGAAGGTCAGCGTATTCGTATCAGCTCAGAATAAACAATCATACAACACAAAAACTTTTTATTATGCCACCCAGATTTACGAAATTAGCGACTCTGTACTTGGGAATAATTCTCCTGGGCAGTCACCTCGCCTTCAGTCAATCGTTAGCTTTTTTTCAAAAAAGCACCGTAGCAAACACTAAAACGCAGCCATTAATTGAGGTGTTAACTGAGGTTGAGCACAAACATTCCGTGCGCTTCGACTACGAAAAATTAGCACTACAGGACAAGTATGTAGATGCAGAAATTTGGCAACAGTCCACTCAGGATGTGGAACAGGCTCTACAAACCCTACTTCCGCCACTGGGCCTCACCTACAAAAAGTACCCAGACAATACTTACGTAATCTACTCCCCTCCGGCCACAAAGAAAACACAGGTTACCCCTCTACCAAATCATCGGCCTGACACGAATGCATCAGTCTCTTTACCTACGCATCAGTCTGCAGTGAGGGCGGTAACGAATACGGTTTTCTCTCGAGCCAAAATTGACAAGGAAATTCGGGGTAAGGTTACCGATTTGGCTACTGACGAACCACTACCCGGAGTAAATGTTGTAGTAAAAGGTACGGTCATTGGCACCGTTACCGATGTTGATGGTAACTACGGCTTAGTTGTTCCCGACGATGCGGAAGTATTAGTATTTACTTATGTAGGGTTTGAGCGTGAAGAAATAGCTATCGGTAATCAGACAGTGATTGATGTGTCATTGGCTCCCGATCTTCAATCGCTGCAAGAGGTAGTCGTCGTAGGTTACGGCACCCAAGAAAAAAGTAGTATTACTGGTTCTATATCGTCTATCAAGGGGGAAAGTTTACGCCAAACGGTGGCGGCCCAACCGGATGCTATGCTACAGGGTAAAGTAGCAGGGGTACAAGTAGTACAGAATACCGGAGCACCGGGAGCGGAAGTGTTTTTACGGGTACGGGGTACCGCTTCGCTTCGGGCGGATACCCGTCCGCTGTATGTTATTGATGGCGTACCCATGAACAATATCAACCAAGCTAATTTCAGTGCCGGACAGCGAGCTTCAGCACTAGCTAACTTAAACCCGAACGATATTGAGTCAATTGAAATTTTGAAGGATGCTGCCGCTACAGCCATTTACGGTTCGCGAGGTTCAAACGGGGTAGTGCTAATTACTACGAAACGCGGTAGCGATGGTAAGGCTACTTTTTCATTTGATGGTTATCATGGCGTGCAGTCGGTCTGGAAAACGTTAGATCTACTCGATGGCCAAGGGTTCTCCAATACCTTACGCGAGGCTGTTGAAAATCGTAATGCTGTGGCGGGCTCTACCATCGCCGACCTGAGCGATGATGAGTATGTACAAGCCCTCACTGTCACTGGCGAGAATACCGACTGGCAAGACGAGGTATTTCGGCTCGCACCCATATCAAATTATAACCTTTCGGTAAGTGGTGGCGAAGGGCGGATACGATCGTTCGCCTCACTAGGAGTATTCAGCCAAGAGGGAATCATCATCGGGCAAGACTTTGATCGGATTACCGGGCGGTTGAACTTAGACTATCAAGCTACCGATAAGCTAAAAATCAATACCAGCATTACCTACAGTAATACCCAAAAGGATGAAGTAGCCAATGACTTTAGTAGTATATCGGTGCTGGGAAATGCCCTACTGAGCAATCCTAACCTTCCAGTTTACAACCCCGATGGTACCTACACTGTGGATCCGTTAGGACGAAATGGAGCGGAAAATCCGGTAATGTTGGCTAACGAGATTACGTTTGATAATCTACAGCGACGATTAATCGCCAACGTGCAGGCCGAGTACGAGATCATGCCCAACCTAACGTTTCGTTCTGTATTGGGTATCGACAATCTGAGCGAACGTATTGAGCGGTTCTTACCCAGTTTCATTCTCAGCACCGGGGGTTCAGCAGATGCTGAGGCTATTAACGCTCAAACCTCAACCTGGCTCAACGATAATACCCTTACGTACCAGAGAGAGATGGGCGAACATAACATTTCAGCCTTGGCTGGATTTGGAGTGCAACGTACCGACGAGTCGTTTCTGCGGGCGGGTGGACGAGTGGCTGGCTCCGATATTATTACCACTGTGGCCATTGCTAACCCTGACTTACCTCAGCATTATCTAACTGCTTGGAGTTTATTGTCGTACTTCGGCCGGGTAAACTATACATTCCGAGACCGCTACGTTTTAGAAGCAAGCTTCCGGGCTGATGGTTCGTCGCGTTTTGGGGAGAACAATCGCTTTGGCTACTTTCCCGCTATCTCAGGAGCTTGGCGAGCTATCGAAGAGCCGTTTTTACAGAATGTAGACTGGCTGAGTAACTTAAAAGTGCGAGCCGCGTACGGCATTACCGGTAACCAAGAAGGGTTAGATAACTTTGGTTCGCTTACCCGTTACGGAACGGGACGTAACTACGATGGTAATCCGGGTATCTCACAAGTAAACGTGCCTAACCCTGATTTAAGCTGGGAGTCTACCGAATCTATCAATCTCGGAGTAGATATTGGCTTGCTACAGGAACGTATTTCGCTGAGCGTAGATGCCTATAATCGTGATACCCGGGATTTGCTCTTTACCCGGCAACTACCTTGGACTTCTGGTTTCAGCTCATTAATCAACGAGAATGTGGGTAATATGCGTAACCAAGGAATAGAGCTAGCGCTCACCACGCGCAATTTTAATGGGGCTTTCCGGTGGACAACTGATTTCAACATCTCATTCAACCGCAACGAAATCACCTCACTGCCAAGTAATGGCGTGGCAGGTTCCGATTTTATATTTCAACTGCCGAGTGCTTACAGCGCGGAAGGGCCCTACAGCATTTACCGTGTGGGGCAGCCAATTGGTAGCTTCTACGGGTTCGAATATCAGGGAATATACCGTACCGACGAAGATGTGCCGGAAAACCTGCGCGACGATGGAGCTAACAACAACTTTGCCGGAGGCTTCCCTATTTTTCGTGATACCGATGGGAATGGAATATACCAGCGGGAGTTTGACCGGGTAATTATTGGTAACGCCTTGCCCTTACACACCGGGGGAATGACCAACACCTTTGGCTACAAGAATTTTGAGCTAAGCGTGGTTTTGAACTGGTCTTACGGTAACGATGTCTATAACATGACCCGGGCGGCGCTTACTAGTATGGCCGATGATTTTAATCAGTTGGCCGAAGTAGAAGGACGATGGCAGCAACCCGGCGACGAGGCAATCCATCCCATTGCCATGTACAGTGCCTCTTCGTTTCAAGGAATTTCTTTTTCAGATGCTTCTAGTCGCTATATTGAAGATGGCTCTTTCTTGCGGGTGCGTAACATAAGTTTAGGCTACTCGTTGGCTAATAGTCTGCTAGAAAATACCCCCATCAGTGCAGCTCGGGTGTACGTGACCGGGCAGAACCTGTTCACATTTACGAATTATTCTGGGCTTGACCCCGAAAGCCAAAATACCGGCGGTGGTCTTATTCCGACTCTAGGGGTAGATTATTTAACTCAACCCCAACCGCGCACGGTATTAGTCGGCGTAAACATTAGCTTCTAAACTCAACCATCATGAAAAATATTATGTATCGTATAAGCCTTATTTTCTTGTTGTTCGGTGGGATCACTGCCTGCGAGTTTCTAGAAATAGAACCCGTCAGTGAGATTACCTCAGCCAACTTCTTTCAAACCGAAGGAGATGCCGAAGCCGCTTTAATTGCCTGCTACGACGCTCTACAAAGTTTTACTTACGCTCGGGATATTATCATCGTTAGCGGGGTAGTATCCGACGAAGCGTTTGCCGCCCGAGGTGGAAACTACACCCGGCACGAGGGATTTGTCCACCACGGGAACCACGGGAATATCCGGCAGTTTTGGCAAGAGTCTTACGAGACCATTCAGCGGACGTTAGATGTAACTGAGCAAGTGCCTACTATAACCGACCCTGCTCTTACTCAAGCGGATAAAGACCGTATTGCGGGTGAAGCACTGTTCATTCGGGCATTATCCTATTTTAATCTAACCCGTTGGTTCGGAAGAATTCCAATAGTACCCCGCACCACCAAAAGTCCTGAGCAAGAGTTGCAGTTGTCTCGGAGTGAGGTGAGCGAGGTGCTGGCACTGGTGATTAGCGAACTTCAGCAAGCCGAAACTTTATTACCTGAAGAGAATGGGGACCGCTCCCGAGCTGAGCGAGGGGCCGCTCAAGCATTGCTGGCGCGGGTATATCTGTGGCGCAACAATCCTGGCGATTATGACCTTGCCCTCGCCGAGTGCGATAAAGTGTTAAATAACGATCGCTACCGCTTGATTGATGGCACTGATTACGCTTCCATGTTTGCGGTGGGTGAGCAAAATGCGGCTGAATCTATTTTTGAAATTTCATATCGTCCCGATCGCACTCAAGAAGGACATGCTTTGGATAGTGAGACCATTCCGGCGCAAGGAACTCGTTACCGGGTGCGCCCTGATACGGTTAGTACCCTGCGATTTACGGAAAATGATATTCGCCGCACGGTTTGCGTAGATAGCTTTGAGAACAATTACTATATCAAGAAGTATGAGTCGGGTCCCCCCGAGCTAAATACCAACCGTAATCTTCAAGATGCTAACATCATTGTGCTTCGTCTAGCCGATATTATCCTCATGAAAGCAGAATGCCTGAATGAGCTGGGGCGAACCGGAGAGGCAATACCACTAATCAACCAAATTCGTGAACGGGCTGGCCTTGCTCCTACCACTGCTGCTTCAGCTGATGCGGTGCGACAAGCCATTCTGGACGAACGCTTTTTGGAGCTATATTTTGAAGGGCAACGTTGGTTTGATTTGGTACGCACTGGTTTGGTAGACGATGTGATTGAAAATCTACCGGATATGGATAGAGTACTATGGCCGGTTCCTACCCGGGAAATTGATATTAACCCTAATTTACTACCGCAAAATTCTGGGTTTTAACCATATAGCTATTTGATGATTAGGGTGTACAACAATTTTGCAAAAAGTGAGGTATCCCCGGATGAGCGAATCGGACTGCCGACACAGCGAATTCCGGTGGACGCTACGCGGGGTCTCCTTCCTATGCTGTGGGAGATGCTGCGCCACGGTGGCCGGAATTCATTGGGCATCGGGCGCAAAGCCTCATCCGGTAAGGCAATACGCAAAATTATAGCACACCCAATAATTACCCTATTATTTAACCATTCGGTTTCTTTGTATTTTACGAAAATCGGATGGTTAAAATCACCCCTTTTTCTAATCGCACTTGCCTGGTTTCCTGTAACAAAGACAACTTTTGATCGAGGGTAAAAAGGTCGGCTAGTACAAAGAAACAGTTTTCGCAGCGGCTAAAACTCTGTACAGTGCGGTTTGCCTATTATCGGTTTGCCTGCGTGGCTCTATGCTGAAATTCGCCGGGAGATAGCTGTTTTTTTCGTTTGAATAAGCGGTTGAAGTAGGAGCGGTTCTCGAAACCACATTCTAGGTAGACTTCCTTAATTTTCCGGTGAGGGTCTCGTAGCATGTTAGCCGCCTGGTTAATACGTTCGTCGTTAACAAAATCAATGGGGGAAGCACCTACCTCATTTTTAAATACCCGGTAAAAGTGCGATTTGCTCATACACGCTTTCTCACTTAGTGTATCAATGCTTAGTGATTCATCCAGGTGATTGCGAATGTACTGAATAACGTAGGCGAGACGATTATTGCCCGACGCCTCATCTGCTGACTCGGTATAGGTCTTTTTAGTATTGGCCTGTAAAATCCGAATAATCAGCTCCTGGAGCATATTGTTGACGAAGAAGTCTTTGGCTGGGTGGTTTTCGGTGAACAAGAAAATCAATCGCTGCAAAATCTGGTAAATGCCTGCATCATTGGTAAAGTAGAAATTGTAATCCATCAAATTCCACTCCTGCTCATCAGCCTTCGGCATGGTTTCGTTCATCAGGGTTATGATTTCTCCTACGCGATCCTCAGCAATCGCGATAGCTAAACAACGGGTAGGGTCATTTTGCTGAGCTTCTGGAAAGTTAATTTGCATTATCTCCTTGGCAGGAAGAATAAGTGATTCACCCGGTAGGAAATCAAAAGGTTGATGGTCGCGCAGATGCATAATTTTTTTCCCCCGCAGCATACTGGCTAGTACCGGCTGGTCAAACTGTAAGTGAACCCGCTCAGCCTGCTGCTGGGTCTCAAACACGTGCAGGGCAGCCTGACCTAGTGTGTAGGTAGTCTGATTTTCTACTAGAGTTTCTAGCTTTCTTTTCTCAAAGAAGTGATTTGGTAACTGCATAATAGATAGGCAAGACTTTACTAACTAACAAATAATAGTACTTTATTTTTAGCAAATATGCAATTTGTTTAGATGAAATGATTTTAAGATTATCAAAATATTAGTTTTAAGAGAATTGTTCACGTGAATGATAGAATCCGTCAGCACTTTTCTCCTTCAATTCTTTAACTTGAGTACCCGATAAAAAATTTGATTTATTATCTGATTTCATAACCTAAAATCCCTACAACTATGAGTGATACGCTCACTACTACCCGCAGTCAGGTAGAAAAACCTAAGTTCAAAGATCAGTACGACAACTACATCGGTGGAAAATGGACACCTCCGATCAAAGGTCAGTACTTCGATAACGTTTCTCCAGTTGACGGTGCCAATTTTACCCGGATTCCCCGATCCACCAAAGAAGACGTAGATGCCGCGATTGACGCTGCTTGGGCGGCAGCTCCTGCCTGGAATAATTCTTCGGCCACTGAACGTAGCAACATGCTACTAAAGATTGCTGATGTGATGGAACAAAACCTGGAAGACTTGGCTCGAGCCGAAACCTGGGACAATGGAAAAGCCCTACGAGAAACCCGCGCGGCTGATTTACCCTTAGCAGTGGATCATTTTCGCTACTTTGCTGGAGTTATTCGGGCGGAAGAAGGTTCCGTAAGCGAACTGGATGCCAATACTGTCTGCATGAACGTTCTTGAGCCACTGGGTGTAGTAGGTCAGATTATTCCCTGGAACTTCCCTATTCTGATGGCTACCTGGAAGCTAGCTCCAGCCTTGGCGGCAGGAAACTGTGTGGTACTAAAGCCCGCTGAGCAAACCCCGGTAGGCATTCTAATTCTAATGGAATTGATTGAGGACATACTACCCGCTGGAGTACTCAATATCGTAAACGGATTTGGTGCCGAAGCCGGTAAGCCACTAGCCTCTAGCCCGCGCATTAACAAAGTAGCCTTTACCGGAGAGACGACTACTGGTCAGCTGATTATGCAATACG
This region of Tunicatimonas pelagia genomic DNA includes:
- a CDS encoding peptidylprolyl isomerase, whose amino-acid sequence is MRIIIASLIFLLTAVNTFAQTTNSLPKSEKKALKQAKKLRKRLLKGADFNQLARKYSDDPGSGSVGGEMGRVQFGQFVPEYDSTVLALEVGKISEPFRTKFGYHLIELLGRNETTFTSRHILIKP
- a CDS encoding RNA polymerase sigma factor translates to MVSSEIMLYQRLAKGDTKAFTKIYQQYWEQLYASALHLTSDEAVAEEITQDIFTELWQKRSDLRIRTSLRSYLFGILKHKVYNHWDAQAVRYRYRKRILPAEPCYTTEEEVAYHETSDLLEEALATLPQKSRSIFLLSRRENQSLKEIASHMNLSTKAVEYHITKALRHLRFHLREVLFVMLGCFLS
- a CDS encoding FecR family protein, whose amino-acid sequence is MSNSLLRQLVEKYISGRATRAEQEQLEQYLDKQAQNPPQLDYLSEKEKRLLEKRILQKVQRNIQPTRPGAYHTQKLAPTLVAASVLLVLLVGGYFWLSRPSAWQQYQTNYNETLPITLPDQSVVTLNAHSRLWYRTYWSDSLREVWVEGEAFFDVKPNTELPFVVHAREADIRVLGTQFNVHDRRGTTEVVLSEGAVQLETEAQRLSLAPGDLVAVSEQKPIVRKRVVPERYTAWRNRQLVFDDVPLEEIGKRLEDIYGYQITITDLTLHKRRFTGSAPMDSVEVLLEKFQFVFGVSIQQEGQRIRISSE
- a CDS encoding SusC/RagA family TonB-linked outer membrane protein gives rise to the protein MPPRFTKLATLYLGIILLGSHLAFSQSLAFFQKSTVANTKTQPLIEVLTEVEHKHSVRFDYEKLALQDKYVDAEIWQQSTQDVEQALQTLLPPLGLTYKKYPDNTYVIYSPPATKKTQVTPLPNHRPDTNASVSLPTHQSAVRAVTNTVFSRAKIDKEIRGKVTDLATDEPLPGVNVVVKGTVIGTVTDVDGNYGLVVPDDAEVLVFTYVGFEREEIAIGNQTVIDVSLAPDLQSLQEVVVVGYGTQEKSSITGSISSIKGESLRQTVAAQPDAMLQGKVAGVQVVQNTGAPGAEVFLRVRGTASLRADTRPLYVIDGVPMNNINQANFSAGQRASALANLNPNDIESIEILKDAAATAIYGSRGSNGVVLITTKRGSDGKATFSFDGYHGVQSVWKTLDLLDGQGFSNTLREAVENRNAVAGSTIADLSDDEYVQALTVTGENTDWQDEVFRLAPISNYNLSVSGGEGRIRSFASLGVFSQEGIIIGQDFDRITGRLNLDYQATDKLKINTSITYSNTQKDEVANDFSSISVLGNALLSNPNLPVYNPDGTYTVDPLGRNGAENPVMLANEITFDNLQRRLIANVQAEYEIMPNLTFRSVLGIDNLSERIERFLPSFILSTGGSADAEAINAQTSTWLNDNTLTYQREMGEHNISALAGFGVQRTDESFLRAGGRVAGSDIITTVAIANPDLPQHYLTAWSLLSYFGRVNYTFRDRYVLEASFRADGSSRFGENNRFGYFPAISGAWRAIEEPFLQNVDWLSNLKVRAAYGITGNQEGLDNFGSLTRYGTGRNYDGNPGISQVNVPNPDLSWESTESINLGVDIGLLQERISLSVDAYNRDTRDLLFTRQLPWTSGFSSLINENVGNMRNQGIELALTTRNFNGAFRWTTDFNISFNRNEITSLPSNGVAGSDFIFQLPSAYSAEGPYSIYRVGQPIGSFYGFEYQGIYRTDEDVPENLRDDGANNNFAGGFPIFRDTDGNGIYQREFDRVIIGNALPLHTGGMTNTFGYKNFELSVVLNWSYGNDVYNMTRAALTSMADDFNQLAEVEGRWQQPGDEAIHPIAMYSASSFQGISFSDASSRYIEDGSFLRVRNISLGYSLANSLLENTPISAARVYVTGQNLFTFTNYSGLDPESQNTGGGLIPTLGVDYLTQPQPRTVLVGVNISF
- a CDS encoding RagB/SusD family nutrient uptake outer membrane protein; the encoded protein is MKNIMYRISLIFLLFGGITACEFLEIEPVSEITSANFFQTEGDAEAALIACYDALQSFTYARDIIIVSGVVSDEAFAARGGNYTRHEGFVHHGNHGNIRQFWQESYETIQRTLDVTEQVPTITDPALTQADKDRIAGEALFIRALSYFNLTRWFGRIPIVPRTTKSPEQELQLSRSEVSEVLALVISELQQAETLLPEENGDRSRAERGAAQALLARVYLWRNNPGDYDLALAECDKVLNNDRYRLIDGTDYASMFAVGEQNAAESIFEISYRPDRTQEGHALDSETIPAQGTRYRVRPDTVSTLRFTENDIRRTVCVDSFENNYYIKKYESGPPELNTNRNLQDANIIVLRLADIILMKAECLNELGRTGEAIPLINQIRERAGLAPTTAASADAVRQAILDERFLELYFEGQRWFDLVRTGLVDDVIENLPDMDRVLWPVPTREIDINPNLLPQNSGF
- a CDS encoding AraC family transcriptional regulator; the encoded protein is MQLPNHFFEKRKLETLVENQTTYTLGQAALHVFETQQQAERVHLQFDQPVLASMLRGKKIMHLRDHQPFDFLPGESLILPAKEIMQINFPEAQQNDPTRCLAIAIAEDRVGEIITLMNETMPKADEQEWNLMDYNFYFTNDAGIYQILQRLIFLFTENHPAKDFFVNNMLQELIIRILQANTKKTYTESADEASGNNRLAYVIQYIRNHLDESLSIDTLSEKACMSKSHFYRVFKNEVGASPIDFVNDERINQAANMLRDPHRKIKEVYLECGFENRSYFNRLFKRKKQLSPGEFQHRATQANR